In the genome of Apium graveolens cultivar Ventura unplaced genomic scaffold, ASM990537v1 ctg6396, whole genome shotgun sequence, one region contains:
- the LOC141703260 gene encoding uncharacterized protein LOC141703260 isoform X2: MIFLMKMSNEYANVRSHILMMDNLPSLAQVYRMLLQEQRHKEISKPFIPNESIAFAAERNQSNFRTPNSQRFTNRTGTGVIGRGYSNNFNYGFQQRKVTYFCDHCKIPGHDKERCFKLNGYPPGFKLSQSRRFANLAANSTDNLDDNATRDNSSGTGIGTVTGSSSASPNISVDQYNQLMALLTPTNIEQDSSPYSGNALLAGNSVILN, encoded by the exons ATGATCTTTCTTATGAAAATGTCTAATGAGTATGCAAATGTTAGGTCCCACATCCTGATGATGGATAATTTGCCTAGTCTAGCTCAAGTTTACAGGATGTTGCTTCAAGAACAAAGGCATAAGGAAATTTCTAAACCATTCATTCCAAATGAATCTATTGCTTTTGCTGCAGAAAGAAATCAAAGCAATTTCAGGACTCCTAATTCTCAGAGATTCACAAATAGAACGGGTACTGGTGTCATTGGCAGGGGCTATTCCAATAATTTTAACTATGGTTTTCAGCAAAGGAAAGTGACTTACTTCTGTGATCACTGTAAGATTCCAGGCCACGACAAAGAAAGGTGTTTCAAACTAAATGGCTATCCACCAGGTTTTAAACTATCACAATCAAGAAGGTTTGCTAACCTTGCAGCAAATTCTACTGATAATCTAGATGACAATGCCACAAGGGATAATTCTAGTGGCACTGGCATTGGAACTGTTACTGGCAGCTCATCTGCTTCTCCTAACATCTCAGTTGATCAATATAATCAACTTATGGCTTTGCTGACTCCGACAAATATTGAACAAGATTCTTCTCCTTATTCTGGAAATGCATTGTTAGCAG GTAACTCAGTGATTCTTAATTAG
- the LOC141703260 gene encoding uncharacterized protein LOC141703260 isoform X1, whose product MIFLMKMSNEYANVRSHILMMDNLPSLAQVYRMLLQEQRHKEISKPFIPNESIAFAAERNQSNFRTPNSQRFTNRTGTGVIGRGYSNNFNYGFQQRKVTYFCDHCKIPGHDKERCFKLNGYPPGFKLSQSRRFANLAANSTDNLDDNATRDNSSGTGIGTVTGSSSASPNISVDQYNQLMALLTPTNIEQDSSPYSGNALLAGAFDESAPTSW is encoded by the exons ATGATCTTTCTTATGAAAATGTCTAATGAGTATGCAAATGTTAGGTCCCACATCCTGATGATGGATAATTTGCCTAGTCTAGCTCAAGTTTACAGGATGTTGCTTCAAGAACAAAGGCATAAGGAAATTTCTAAACCATTCATTCCAAATGAATCTATTGCTTTTGCTGCAGAAAGAAATCAAAGCAATTTCAGGACTCCTAATTCTCAGAGATTCACAAATAGAACGGGTACTGGTGTCATTGGCAGGGGCTATTCCAATAATTTTAACTATGGTTTTCAGCAAAGGAAAGTGACTTACTTCTGTGATCACTGTAAGATTCCAGGCCACGACAAAGAAAGGTGTTTCAAACTAAATGGCTATCCACCAGGTTTTAAACTATCACAATCAAGAAGGTTTGCTAACCTTGCAGCAAATTCTACTGATAATCTAGATGACAATGCCACAAGGGATAATTCTAGTGGCACTGGCATTGGAACTGTTACTGGCAGCTCATCTGCTTCTCCTAACATCTCAGTTGATCAATATAATCAACTTATGGCTTTGCTGACTCCGACAAATATTGAACAAGATTCTTCTCCTTATTCTGGAAATGCATTGTTAGCAG GAGCATTCGATGAGTCAGCCCCTACTTCTTGGTAA